The DNA window ACGTCGTCAGCGACGCCGGAGCCGTTGGCGGCAATGAAGGCCTCGAGCTTCTTGCGATCATCCGAGGAAATCCAGCGCGCCAATTGAAACTCGCTGACCTCGAACTCCACCGGCAGTGCGTATTCGGCATCGAGACGGGCTTTCAGCACGTCAAGCTGCAGCGGGCCGACCACGCCGACCAGCGCGGGAGCGCCATCGCGCGGGCGAAACACCTGCACCACGCCCTCCTCCGACATTTGCTGTAGCGCCTCTTTGAGCTTCTTCGCCTTCATCGCGTCGGTCAGCCGGACGCGACGGACGATTTCCGGCGCAAAGCTCGGCACGCCGACAAAGGTGATTTCCTCGCCCTCGGTCAGCGTGTCGCCGATCCGCAGCGTCCCGTGATTGGGAATGCCGACGACATCGCCGGCAAAGGCTTCATCGGCCAGCGCGCGGTCCTGCGCAAAAAAGAACTGCGGGCTGGTGAGCGACATGTTCTTGCCGGTACGCACCAGCTTCGCCTTCATGCCGCGCGTAAGCTTGCCCGAGCACAGCCGCGCGAAGGCAATGCGGTCGCGATGGTTCGGATCCATATTGGCCTGGATCTTGAACACGAAGGCGCTCATACGCGGCTCGTTGGCTTCGACCTTGCGCACATTGCTTTCCTGCGCGCGCGGCGACGGCGCGAAGCGGCCGAGCCCTTCCAGCAAATCGCCGACGCCGAAATTGCGCAGCGCGCTGCCGAAATACACCGGCGTCAGATGGCCCTCGCGAAAAGCCTCGAGCTCAAACGGCTGGCAAGCCTCCGACACCAAGGCAAGTTCGTCCTTGATGGCGCCGACGTCGAGATTGGGATTGCGGCCCGCAAGATCGGAGATGTCGATCTGTTGCGCCGCGCCGGTCTTGGCGCCGCCGCCCTCGAGCAGGCGCACGCCGCCATTGGTGACGTCATAGGTGCCGAGGAAATCACGGCCGCGGCCGACCGGCCAGGTCATCGGCGTGGTGTCGAGCGCCAGCGTCTTTTCGATCTCATCGAGCAGATCGAAGGTGTCACGGCTCTCGCGGTCCATCTTGTTGATGAAGGTGATGATCGGGATATCGCGAAGACGGCACACTTCGAACAGCTTTCGCGTTCGCGCCTCGATGCCCTTGGCCGCGTCGATCACCATGACGGCGGAATCGACCGCCGTCAGCGTGCGATAGGTATCTTCGGAAAAGTCCTCGTGGCCCGGCGTGTCCAGCAGGTTGAACACGAGGTTTTCGAATTCAAAGGTCATCACCGAGGTGACGACGGAGATGCCGCGCTCGCGCTCGATCTTCATCCAGTCAGAGCGGGTGTTACGCCGCTCGCCCTTGGCCTTGACCTGGCCGGCGAGATTGATCGCGCCGCCGAACAGCAGCAGTTTTTCCGTCAGCGTGGTCTTGCCGGCGTCCGGATGCGAGATGATCGCAAAGGTCCGGCGGCGCTCGACTTCGGAGGTGAGCGGCGAACGGGGAGATGATTCAGTGGAAAGCGCAAGGTCAGACATTCACGAGCCTGTGGCAGGGAAACCGGGCTGGATCAAGGGCGTTTGGGGCGTTTTCGAGCGGTGTGGATACCGGCTGACGTTCAGAACACGCGTCAAAACGAAAGAGCAAGCCCCATATGGGGATTGTGCCGCCGAACTCCAGTCGCCGGGGTTTGCCTACCGCACCAGGGAGGCCGCCCAATACGCCAGCGCCGCGACGGTGGCTGCGGCAGGAATCGTGATCACCCAAGCATAGACGATCGAACTCGCCACGTTCCAGCGTACGGCGGAGGCACGCCGCGCGGCGCCGACGCCCACGATGGCGCCGGTGATGGTGTGTGTTGTCGAAACTGGAACTCCCAGAAAGGTCGCCATGAACAGGGTCGCAGCACCCCCGGTCTCGGCGCAAAACCCCTGCATCGGCGTCAGCTTTGTGATCCTCAGGCCCATGGTGCGAACGATCCGCCATCCCCCCATCAGCGTGCCCAGCGCCATCGAGGCCTGGCAGGCCAGCACCACCCAGAACGGCACAAAAAAGTGCTCACCGAGATGCCCCTGCGAGAACAGCAGCACGGCGATGATGCCCATGGTTTTCTGTGCGTCATTGCCGCCATGTCCGAGTGAGTACAGCGACGCCGAAGCGAATTGCAGGATTCGGAATGCACGATCGACCGCGAACGGCGTCGAGCGTACCGAGGCCCAGGACACGATCGCGACCAGCACCAGTGCCAGCAGGAATCCCACCAGCGGCGACAGCACAATCGCGAGCAATGTTTTCGACAGGCCGCTCCAGACCGCGGCCGAAACGCCCGCCTTGGCCATTCCGCCGCCGACCAAGCCGCCGATCAGCGCGTGCGAGCTGCTGGAGGGAATTCCCAACCCCCAGGTAATCAGGTTCCAGACGATCGCGCCCATCAGCGCGGCGAAGATCACCTGCGCATCGATCACGCTGGGCTCGATAATGCCGACGCCGATCGTTTGCGCCACGTTCAATCCGAATACGCCGAAGGCGACGAAATTGAAGAACGCCGCCCACAGCACCGCGTATTGCGGCCGCAGCACCCGGGTCGAGACGATGGTTGCAATCGAATTGGCGGCGTCGTGCAAGCCGTTGAGGAAGTCGAACAGCAGCGCGACGGCGATTAACCCGACCAGAATAGGAAGACCAAGCGTGGTGTCCACCGGCGCGGCCCTGCCCTATACCTGTTCGATCACGATACTGTTGATCTCGTTGGCGACGTCGTCGAAACGATCGGCGACTTTCTCAAGGTGGTCGTAGATTTCCGCGCCGACGATGAAATCCATCGCGTTGGCGTCGCGATGCTTGAGGAACAACTCCTTCAGTCCGATATCGTGGAGATCGTCGACCCGGCCTTCCAGCTTGGTCAGTTCCTCGGTGATCGCGGTGAGCATCGCGACGTTTTCGCCGATCGATTGCATCAGCGGCAGCGCGCGTCCAACCAGATTGGCGCACTCGACCAGCAGCGTGCCGATTTCCCGCATCGGCGGTTCGAAGGTGCGAACCTCGAACAACACCACCGCCTTGGCGGTCTGCTGCATCTGGTCGATGGCATCGTCCATCGACGTGATGAGATTCTTGATATCAACGCGATCGAACGGCGTGATGAAGGTTCGCCGCACCGCGGTCAGCACCTCGCGGGTGATATTGTCGGCATCATTCTCGAACTGATTGACGCGCTGGCAACACACCAGCGTCTCATCTCCGCCGCGCAGCATGTCCTGCAACGCCAATGCGCCCTGCACGACCGTTTTGGAGTGCCTGGCGAACAGATCGAAAAACCGCTCCTCCCTGGGCAAAAAGGCACGAAACCAGCGCAGCATCTGAAGTGTCCGTCGTTGAAGAAGTGGCGGCCAAAGCGGCCCGTCACATAACTGTCATAGAACGATTTAAGGGGAAAGCGCCCAGCGGTCCGCCACGGGAACCCATTCATCCACCGCTTTGTACGATCAGGAAATGTCCCGGAAAGCGGTCCCGCCTAAAGGGACAGCCGGAAGTAGTGGGCGATTTCGCCGACAAGTCCCCGGCGAAACGTCAATACGCAAATCACGAAGATCACGCCCTGGATCACCGTTACCCACTGACCGAAGCCGGCCAGATATTGCTGCATGGCGATGATCACGAAGGCGCCGGCGACCGGACCAAAAATGGTGCCGAGACCCCCGACCAGCGTCATCAGCACGATTTCGCCCGACATGCTCCAGTGCACATCGGTCAGCGAAGCATTTTGCGCCACAAATACCTTCAGCGCGCCGGCAAGCCCCGCCAGCGTTCCGGACAAAATATAGGCAAGCAGCTTGTATTGATCGGTCTTGTAGCCCAGCGAGATCGCGCGCTGCTCGTTTTCCCGGATCGATTTCAGCACCTCGCCAAACGGCGAGTTGATGGTGCGGAAAATGAGCAGAAAGCCGATCAGGAATCCGCCGAGAATGACGTAATAAAGCACGGTCGGGTTACCGAGATTGAGCACCCCGAACATGTATCCTTGAGGGATGCCCTGAATGCCGTCTTCGCCGTGGGTGAACGGTGTCTGCAGATAGATGAAATACAACAGCTGCGACAAAGCGAGCGTGATCATCGCAAAATAGATGCCCTGGCGGCGAATGGCGACGAGACCGGTAATGACGGCAAGTCCGGCCGCGGCGGCCGTGCCGACCAGAATTCCAAGCTCGGGCGAAAGACCCCAGACCTTCAGCGCGTGCGCCGAAACGTAGCCCGCTGTTCCCAGAAACATCGCGTGGCCAAAGGACAGCAGTCCGCCATAGCCGATCAGCAGGTTGAAGGCGCAGGCCAGCAGCGCGAAGCACAGCGCCTGCATCACGAAGAAAGGATAGACGCCGGTAAACGGCACGATCAGCAACAGCGCGGTCATGATGCCAAACGCGATCATTTCATCGCGAATGCCATGCGCGGTCATCGGTATGGTGTCGTCAGTTGTGACCGTCATGTCAGCTCGCCCGTCCCGTCAATCCCGAAGGCTTCACAAGCAACACCAGCACCATCAGCACGAATACAACTGTGTTGGAGGCTTCGGGGTAAAAATATTTGGTCAGTCCCTCGATCACGCCAAGCGCAAAGCCGGTGATGATCGATCCCATGATCGAACCCATGCCGCCGATCACCACGACGGCGAACACGACGATGATCAGGTCGGCGCCCATCAGCGGCCTAACCTGGTTGATTGGAGCCGATAACACGCCCGCCAGCGCGGCGAGGCCGACGCCAAGCCCGTAGGTCAGCGTGATCATCCGCGGCACGTTGATGCCGAATGCGCGCACCAGCGTCGGATTTTCGGTGGCGGCGCGCAGATAAGCGCCGAGCCGCGTCCGCTCGATCAGATACCAGGTGAGCAGGCACACCACGAGGGAGAAGATAACCACCCAGCCGCGATAGATCGGCAGGTACATGAATCCCAAATTCATGCCGCCCTTGAGTTCATCGGGGATCGAATACGGCAACCCGGATGAACCAAAATAATTCTGGAAAACGCCCTGAATGATCAGCGCCAATCCGAATGTCAGCAGCAATCCGTAGAGATGATCGAGACCGGACAGCCATTGCAGCATGGTCCGCTCGAGGATCATGCCGAAGATGCCGACGATGATCGGAGCCAGGATCAGCGCCGGCCAGTAACCGATATTCGCAAGGTTCAGCAGGAAATACGCGCAGAACGCACCCATCATATAGAGCGCGCCATGCGCAAAATTGATGATGTTGAGCATGCCGAAGATCACGGCCAGCCCGAGGCTGAGCAGCGCGTAGAACGAGCCGTTGATCAGTCCGACCAGGAGTTGGGCGTAGAGGGCCTGCATGAATCTTTCTCGCGCTCAGCATCTCGATACGAAACGTTCGGCGGCACAATGCCGCCGAACGTCGGGGATCATTTCTTCAACAAGGGACAGGTGCTCTTGTCCAGCGGTGTAAAGGCTTCGTCGGCCGGAATGGTGGCAACGAGCTTGTAATAGTCCCAGGGCCCCTTCGACTCCGACGGCTTCTTGACCTCGAAAAGATAGGCCGGGTGAATCGTGCGACCGTTCGGCTCAATGCTGCCCTTGCCGAACAACGGATCGTCGGTCGGAATTTCCTTCATCTTGGCGACGACCTTGGCGCCGTCATGCGGATTGCCGCCGAGGGCTTCCAGCGCCTTGAAGTAATGCAGCAAGCTCGAATAGACGCCGGCATGCACCATGGTCGGCATGGTGTGATTCTTCATGCGCTCCTGGAAACGCTTGGAGAACGCCCGGGTCTGGTCGTTCATGTCCCAGTAGAAGGTCTCGGTGAAGTTGAGGCCCTGCGCCGTATTGAGGCCGAGCGAGTGAACGTCGCTGATGAACAGCAGCAGCGCCGCAAGCTTCTGGCCTCCCTGGGTCAAGCCGAACTCGGCCGCCTGCTTGATCGCCGTCGTGGTATCGGCGCCGGCATTGGCAAGGCCGATGATCTTGGCTTTCGAGGCCTGCGCCTGCAGCAGGAACGACGAGAAATCCGACGTGCCGAGCGGATGCTTGACGCCGCCGAGCACCTTGCCACCTGAGGTTTGCACCGCCGCGGTGGTGTCGCGTTCAAGCGCGGCACCGAAGGCATAATCGGCCGTGAGGAAGAACCAGCTATCGCCGCCGGCCTTGGTCAGCGCCGTGCCGGTGCCATGCGCCAGCGTATAGGTGTCGTAGGTCCAGTGGATGGTGTTCGGCGTGCACTGCGCATTCGTCAAATCCGAACTTCCTGCGCCGGAGTCGAGCAGGATCCCGTTTTTCTCTTTCACGAGATTGCTGACCGCCAGCGCGACGCCGGAGTTCGGCACGTCGACGATGACATCGACCTTTTCGACATCGAACCATTGACGCGCGATATTCACGCCGACGTCGGGCTTGTTGAGATGATCGCCGGAGATGATGTCGATCTTCCAGCCCTTGCCGGTCAGGCCGGAATCCTCGACAGCCATTTGCGCCGCTAACGTCGAACCGGGACCGCCCAGATCGGAATAGAGGCCTGATTGATCGCTCAGGGCGCCGATCTTCGCCGTCTTATCCTGCGCAAAGGCGAGATTCCCGGCGGCGAACAAAAGCGCCGTACCAAATAACAACGTGGAAATTTTATTCTTCATATTAGTATTGCCTCCATTTTCGATTTTCTTCTCGTTGCTTTTTCAGACGCCGAGATAGGTGTGAAGTTTTTCCATATTGGCTTGCAGGTCCGCATTGGCGAAACCGTCGATGATCTTGCCGTGTTCGACGATGTAGTAGCGATCGGCGACCGTCGAGGCGAAACGAAAATTCTGTTCGACCAGAAGGATCGTGAAGCCTTCCGACTTGAGCCGCGCGATGGTGTGGCCGATCTGCTGAATGATGACCGGCGCAAGGCCTTCGGTCGGCTCGTCCAGCATCAGGAAGCGGGCGCCGGTACGCAGGATTCTGGCGATCGCCAGCATCTGCTGTTCGCCGCCCGACAATTTGGTGCCCTGGCTGTTGAGCCGTTCCTTGAGATTGGGAAACAGATCGAAGATCTGATCCAGCGACAGGCCGCCGCTGCGCACGACCGGTGGCAA is part of the Bradyrhizobium canariense genome and encodes:
- a CDS encoding peptide chain release factor 3, yielding MSDLALSTESSPRSPLTSEVERRRTFAIISHPDAGKTTLTEKLLLFGGAINLAGQVKAKGERRNTRSDWMKIERERGISVVTSVMTFEFENLVFNLLDTPGHEDFSEDTYRTLTAVDSAVMVIDAAKGIEARTRKLFEVCRLRDIPIITFINKMDRESRDTFDLLDEIEKTLALDTTPMTWPVGRGRDFLGTYDVTNGGVRLLEGGGAKTGAAQQIDISDLAGRNPNLDVGAIKDELALVSEACQPFELEAFREGHLTPVYFGSALRNFGVGDLLEGLGRFAPSPRAQESNVRKVEANEPRMSAFVFKIQANMDPNHRDRIAFARLCSGKLTRGMKAKLVRTGKNMSLTSPQFFFAQDRALADEAFAGDVVGIPNHGTLRIGDTLTEGEEITFVGVPSFAPEIVRRVRLTDAMKAKKLKEALQQMSEEGVVQVFRPRDGAPALVGVVGPLQLDVLKARLDAEYALPVEFEVSEFQLARWISSDDRKKLEAFIAANGSGVADDVDGDPVFLAKNEFYLGYTKERAEGIVFSSIKDVKKKDAK
- a CDS encoding inorganic phosphate transporter; translation: MDTTLGLPILVGLIAVALLFDFLNGLHDAANSIATIVSTRVLRPQYAVLWAAFFNFVAFGVFGLNVAQTIGVGIIEPSVIDAQVIFAALMGAIVWNLITWGLGIPSSSSHALIGGLVGGGMAKAGVSAAVWSGLSKTLLAIVLSPLVGFLLALVLVAIVSWASVRSTPFAVDRAFRILQFASASLYSLGHGGNDAQKTMGIIAVLLFSQGHLGEHFFVPFWVVLACQASMALGTLMGGWRIVRTMGLRITKLTPMQGFCAETGGAATLFMATFLGVPVSTTHTITGAIVGVGAARRASAVRWNVASSIVYAWVITIPAAATVAALAYWAASLVR
- a CDS encoding DUF47 domain-containing protein — translated: MLRWFRAFLPREERFFDLFARHSKTVVQGALALQDMLRGGDETLVCCQRVNQFENDADNITREVLTAVRRTFITPFDRVDIKNLITSMDDAIDQMQQTAKAVVLFEVRTFEPPMREIGTLLVECANLVGRALPLMQSIGENVAMLTAITEELTKLEGRVDDLHDIGLKELFLKHRDANAMDFIVGAEIYDHLEKVADRFDDVANEINSIVIEQV
- a CDS encoding branched-chain amino acid ABC transporter permease; the protein is MTVTTDDTIPMTAHGIRDEMIAFGIMTALLLIVPFTGVYPFFVMQALCFALLACAFNLLIGYGGLLSFGHAMFLGTAGYVSAHALKVWGLSPELGILVGTAAAAGLAVITGLVAIRRQGIYFAMITLALSQLLYFIYLQTPFTHGEDGIQGIPQGYMFGVLNLGNPTVLYYVILGGFLIGFLLIFRTINSPFGEVLKSIRENEQRAISLGYKTDQYKLLAYILSGTLAGLAGALKVFVAQNASLTDVHWSMSGEIVLMTLVGGLGTIFGPVAGAFVIIAMQQYLAGFGQWVTVIQGVIFVICVLTFRRGLVGEIAHYFRLSL
- a CDS encoding branched-chain amino acid ABC transporter permease — encoded protein: MQALYAQLLVGLINGSFYALLSLGLAVIFGMLNIINFAHGALYMMGAFCAYFLLNLANIGYWPALILAPIIVGIFGMILERTMLQWLSGLDHLYGLLLTFGLALIIQGVFQNYFGSSGLPYSIPDELKGGMNLGFMYLPIYRGWVVIFSLVVCLLTWYLIERTRLGAYLRAATENPTLVRAFGINVPRMITLTYGLGVGLAALAGVLSAPINQVRPLMGADLIIVVFAVVVIGGMGSIMGSIITGFALGVIEGLTKYFYPEASNTVVFVLMVLVLLVKPSGLTGRAS
- a CDS encoding ABC transporter substrate-binding protein, with protein sequence MKNKISTLLFGTALLFAAGNLAFAQDKTAKIGALSDQSGLYSDLGGPGSTLAAQMAVEDSGLTGKGWKIDIISGDHLNKPDVGVNIARQWFDVEKVDVIVDVPNSGVALAVSNLVKEKNGILLDSGAGSSDLTNAQCTPNTIHWTYDTYTLAHGTGTALTKAGGDSWFFLTADYAFGAALERDTTAAVQTSGGKVLGGVKHPLGTSDFSSFLLQAQASKAKIIGLANAGADTTTAIKQAAEFGLTQGGQKLAALLLFISDVHSLGLNTAQGLNFTETFYWDMNDQTRAFSKRFQERMKNHTMPTMVHAGVYSSLLHYFKALEALGGNPHDGAKVVAKMKEIPTDDPLFGKGSIEPNGRTIHPAYLFEVKKPSESKGPWDYYKLVATIPADEAFTPLDKSTCPLLKK
- a CDS encoding ABC transporter ATP-binding protein, with product MADAATTSAAGKPVLTVQDLQAWYGESHILHGVNFNVNAGEVVTLLGRNGAGKTTTLKSVMGIIGKRTGSIRFNDQEICRTSSDKIARLGVAFCPEERGIFASLDVRENLMLPPVVRSGGLSLDQIFDLFPNLKERLNSQGTKLSGGEQQMLAIARILRTGARFLMLDEPTEGLAPVIIQQIGHTIARLKSEGFTILLVEQNFRFASTVADRYYIVEHGKIIDGFANADLQANMEKLHTYLGV